From the Streptomyces nigrescens genome, one window contains:
- a CDS encoding response regulator gives MTTRVIIVDDQAMVRAGFAALLAAQSDIDVVGDAPDGVQGVALSRRTHPDVVLMDVRMPEMDGLAAARQLLDPPVGVTHRPKVLMLTTFDVDDYVYEALRAGASGFLLKDAPPADLISAVRVVAAGEALLAPSVTRRLIADFARSGPVTRKGRPSLRLNGLTPRETEVLELIARGLSNQEIADALIVAEQTVKTHVSRVLAKLDLRDRAQAVIFAYESGLVSPGER, from the coding sequence ATGACCACCCGCGTGATCATCGTCGACGACCAGGCCATGGTGCGTGCGGGCTTTGCCGCGCTGCTCGCCGCGCAGAGCGACATCGATGTGGTGGGCGATGCCCCGGACGGGGTGCAGGGCGTCGCCCTGAGCCGCCGGACGCACCCCGATGTGGTGCTGATGGATGTGCGGATGCCGGAGATGGACGGTCTGGCGGCGGCCCGTCAGCTGCTCGATCCACCCGTCGGCGTCACCCATCGCCCGAAGGTGCTGATGCTGACCACGTTCGACGTCGACGACTATGTCTACGAGGCGCTGCGCGCCGGGGCGTCCGGCTTTCTCCTCAAGGACGCGCCGCCGGCCGATCTGATCTCCGCGGTCCGGGTCGTGGCGGCCGGTGAGGCGCTGCTCGCGCCGTCCGTGACCCGGCGGCTGATCGCCGATTTCGCCCGCTCGGGGCCGGTGACCCGGAAGGGCCGGCCCTCGCTGCGGCTGAACGGCCTCACTCCGCGCGAGACGGAGGTCCTGGAGCTGATCGCCCGCGGGCTGTCGAACCAGGAGATCGCCGATGCGCTGATCGTGGCCGAGCAGACCGTGAAGACCCATGTCAGCCGGGTGCTCGCCAAGTTGGACCTACGGGACCGCGCCCAGGCCGTGATCTTCGCGTATGAATCGGGGCTGGTCTCGCCCGGTGAGCGGTAG
- a CDS encoding sensor histidine kinase, which translates to MTGRSSTPEPEPAHGPVREPAHQRALRAARQALRVLAVELGTPTEPGTPLLDSVRSPWLRRVPYVVAFAFAVSLLPTTITVLSHDYGLDGGMSGALATAQTVPLLLAVTRPLQAWWVIFAADVIGALALAGEDGVVGRAWPWPPMEIVGYLALMLALSLRERRRTLTAVWLTTGMAGLLSEVFTPEGSNSTWVLMFVLTGVVLMMGATLRERGDAQRKLIEQETISEAERARRTLLEERARIARELHDVVAHHMSVITVQAASAPYRISGIPREAEEEFGSIAATARESLAEMRRLLGVLRSEEAVRHDGPEKTPQPGIAMLPKLVEGTVRAGVPVELALPEEPVALEPAVDLSAYRIVQEALANVVRHAPGAPTRVSVTPAADGARLTVLVVNSAPSAPSAPLETTGTGHGLIGMRERVRLVDGSLDTGPLPDGGFRVAAQLPLPPPPYPASSLSAKDSHPA; encoded by the coding sequence ATGACCGGACGATCTTCCACCCCTGAACCCGAGCCGGCTCACGGCCCCGTGCGTGAGCCGGCCCATCAACGGGCGCTGCGCGCCGCACGGCAGGCGCTGCGTGTCCTGGCCGTGGAGCTCGGCACCCCGACCGAGCCCGGCACTCCGCTGCTGGACAGCGTCCGAAGTCCCTGGCTGCGCCGCGTCCCCTATGTCGTCGCGTTCGCGTTCGCGGTGTCCCTGCTGCCGACGACCATCACCGTCCTCAGTCACGACTACGGCCTGGACGGCGGGATGTCCGGCGCGCTCGCCACCGCGCAGACCGTGCCGCTGCTGCTCGCGGTGACCCGGCCGCTGCAGGCCTGGTGGGTGATCTTCGCGGCGGATGTCATCGGTGCCCTGGCGCTCGCCGGCGAGGACGGTGTCGTGGGTCGCGCCTGGCCCTGGCCGCCCATGGAGATCGTCGGCTATCTCGCCCTGATGCTCGCGCTGTCCCTGCGCGAGCGCCGTCGCACCCTGACCGCCGTCTGGCTGACGACCGGTATGGCGGGCCTGCTCTCGGAGGTGTTCACCCCCGAGGGCAGCAACAGCACCTGGGTGCTGATGTTCGTCCTCACCGGTGTGGTGCTGATGATGGGCGCCACACTGCGCGAACGCGGCGATGCCCAGCGCAAGTTGATCGAGCAGGAGACCATCAGCGAGGCCGAGCGCGCCCGTCGGACGCTGCTGGAGGAGCGCGCCCGGATCGCCCGTGAACTGCACGATGTCGTCGCGCACCACATGTCGGTGATCACGGTCCAGGCGGCCAGTGCCCCGTACCGCATCAGCGGGATTCCCCGGGAGGCCGAGGAGGAGTTCGGCTCGATCGCGGCGACCGCCCGGGAGTCGCTGGCGGAGATGCGCCGGCTGCTCGGGGTGCTGCGCAGCGAGGAGGCGGTGCGGCACGACGGCCCGGAGAAGACCCCGCAGCCCGGGATCGCCATGCTGCCGAAGCTGGTCGAGGGGACCGTACGGGCAGGTGTGCCGGTCGAGTTGGCGCTGCCGGAGGAGCCGGTGGCGCTCGAACCGGCGGTGGATCTGTCGGCGTACCGCATCGTTCAGGAGGCGCTGGCCAATGTGGTGCGGCATGCCCCGGGGGCGCCGACCCGGGTCTCGGTGACGCCGGCCGCGGACGGCGCACGGCTGACCGTACTGGTCGTCAACTCCGCACCGTCCGCACCGTCCGCGCCGCTGGAGACCACCGGCACCGGTCATGGCCTCATCGGGATGCGGGAGCGGGTCCGGCTGGTGGACGGTTCGCTCGACACCGGGCCGCTGCCCGACGGCGGCTTCCGGGTCGCCGCCCAGCTCCCCCTCCCACCGCCGCCCTACCCGGCATCGTCCCTCTCCGCAAAGGATTCCCACCCCGCATGA
- a CDS encoding DUF4429 domain-containing protein, with translation MGDVLAGFHAVWEFDTDSVLIRFERGIRRPKLFQALGERRIPYEALSSVEVTEGRRGTVVLHAVPRHGADPLMEAANGQLKEDADPYRLVLPADRETLAEYYADELRTVLGPDAKEPADRHLVAAPEPPLHFKAYDGKASFDGRAVAFRWFWTGASSAKWKCGDQTFPVGELAGIEWRSPEILNGYLRLLERGAHEPGAGEADQDPAAVVFGLGYGPVHESLPFAASVLQAVRAAEPAQETADGAPVRHRTGETRRDPADIADRIRHLGELHGAGLLTDDEFSTKKAELLAEL, from the coding sequence ATGGGTGATGTGCTGGCCGGTTTTCACGCCGTCTGGGAGTTCGACACGGACTCCGTACTCATCCGCTTCGAACGGGGGATCCGCAGGCCGAAGCTGTTCCAGGCGCTCGGTGAGCGACGCATTCCGTACGAGGCGCTGAGCTCCGTCGAGGTGACCGAGGGCAGACGTGGCACGGTGGTGCTGCACGCCGTGCCCCGGCACGGCGCCGACCCCCTGATGGAAGCGGCGAACGGGCAGCTCAAGGAGGACGCCGATCCCTATCGGCTGGTGTTGCCGGCCGACCGCGAGACGCTGGCGGAGTACTACGCCGACGAGCTGCGCACGGTGCTCGGCCCCGATGCGAAGGAGCCCGCCGACCGTCATCTGGTGGCCGCGCCGGAGCCCCCGCTGCACTTCAAGGCGTATGACGGCAAGGCGTCCTTCGACGGACGGGCGGTCGCCTTCCGGTGGTTCTGGACGGGCGCGTCCTCGGCGAAGTGGAAGTGCGGCGACCAGACCTTCCCCGTCGGCGAGTTGGCCGGCATCGAATGGCGGTCGCCGGAGATCCTCAACGGCTATCTGCGGCTGCTGGAGCGCGGGGCCCACGAGCCGGGGGCGGGCGAGGCGGACCAGGATCCGGCCGCCGTGGTGTTCGGGCTGGGGTACGGCCCCGTGCACGAGTCGCTGCCGTTCGCGGCCTCGGTGCTGCAGGCCGTACGCGCCGCCGAGCCGGCCCAGGAGACAGCGGACGGCGCGCCGGTGCGCCACCGGACCGGGGAGACGCGCCGCGATCCGGCGGACATCGCGGACCGGATACGGCACCTCGGAGAACTGCACGGCGCCGGACTGCTGACCGACGACGAGTTCAGCACGAAGAAGGCCGAGCTGCTGGCGGAGCTCTAG
- a CDS encoding alpha/beta hydrolase: MNSFSGLGPSSGFLQSTAWRAALALSVVFVMLAITGWTAVRGTTEDANPLATARASWQHATFLGRPLPDPQGPPAALRAFFATLSRAEKQQLADRYPLVVGNLGGAPVKLRYRANRAAIDDARRVEKRRMNDHRLTPVGRQEAGRLMHRLESMMSPGRQILAFDPADGGRAAEVFGNLPAAHRVSVVVPGVDINLSTFERTARANTAPVGMARALYGAEREARPSARTAVIAWADYTTPSGVGVEAATGQLAAAGAVRLRALVDSLPSSDAVSLFCHSYGSVVCGVAARDLPSNVEDIAVAGSPGMRAPSRSGLGTTARVWAMRDSDDWIQDIPNLEVGGLGHGADPVDPSFGSRILSADGAVGHAGYFAPGTRSLRNFALVGVGAADTVDCASDDPQCTTGLV, from the coding sequence GTGAATTCCTTCTCGGGCCTCGGCCCCTCCTCCGGTTTCCTGCAGTCCACGGCCTGGCGTGCCGCCCTCGCGCTGTCGGTGGTCTTCGTCATGCTCGCCATCACCGGCTGGACGGCAGTCAGAGGCACCACGGAGGACGCCAACCCGCTGGCCACCGCCAGGGCCTCCTGGCAGCACGCCACCTTCCTCGGGCGCCCGCTGCCCGACCCCCAGGGTCCGCCGGCCGCGCTGCGGGCCTTCTTCGCCACGCTCAGCCGCGCCGAGAAGCAGCAGCTCGCCGACCGCTATCCGCTGGTCGTCGGCAACCTGGGCGGCGCCCCCGTGAAGCTGCGCTACCGCGCCAACCGGGCGGCGATCGACGACGCCCGCCGCGTCGAGAAACGCCGGATGAACGACCACCGGCTCACCCCCGTCGGCCGCCAGGAGGCGGGCCGGCTGATGCACCGCCTCGAATCGATGATGAGCCCCGGCCGGCAGATCCTGGCCTTCGATCCGGCCGACGGCGGCCGGGCCGCCGAGGTCTTCGGCAATCTCCCGGCGGCCCACCGGGTGTCCGTCGTGGTGCCCGGCGTGGACATCAATCTGTCGACCTTCGAGCGCACCGCGCGGGCGAACACCGCCCCGGTCGGGATGGCACGCGCCCTCTACGGCGCCGAGCGGGAGGCCCGGCCCAGCGCCCGTACGGCCGTGATCGCCTGGGCCGACTACACCACGCCCTCCGGTGTCGGCGTCGAGGCCGCCACCGGGCAGCTCGCCGCGGCCGGTGCGGTCCGGCTGCGCGCCCTGGTGGACTCGCTGCCCTCCTCCGACGCCGTCTCGCTCTTCTGCCACAGCTACGGCTCCGTGGTGTGCGGTGTCGCGGCCCGGGACCTGCCGTCCAACGTCGAGGACATCGCGGTGGCCGGCAGCCCCGGTATGCGGGCCCCGAGCCGCTCCGGGCTGGGCACCACGGCCCGGGTCTGGGCGATGCGGGACTCCGACGACTGGATCCAGGACATCCCCAACCTGGAGGTCGGCGGGCTCGGTCACGGCGCCGACCCGGTCGACCCGTCCTTCGGCTCCCGGATCCTGTCGGCCGACGGCGCCGTCGGGCACGCCGGTTACTTCGCGCCAGGCACCCGCAGTCTGCGCAATTTCGCACTCGTCGGGGTCGGCGCGGCCGACACCGTCGACTGCGCGTCCGACGACCCGCAGTGCACCACCGGTCTGGTCTGA
- a CDS encoding TetR/AcrR family transcriptional regulator, protein MATPTPHTAPAGLRERKKQRTRDALIRAALELFTEQGYETTTIDEIAEAVDVSQRTYFRYFANKEDVAFAVQEMVEARFLEELTARPATEAPLTALRSAVMVAWDDIGSAIESVIPVELYMRSFRMIESTPALVAAHLRRSSELEEEIARLIARREGLDVDADFRPRVLVAAFGGVMRVAGRVWGEGQDCSVASIREVTRSYLDHIGPAMEDDWRVR, encoded by the coding sequence ATGGCGACCCCGACGCCGCATACGGCACCCGCGGGCCTGCGGGAACGCAAGAAACAGCGCACCCGCGACGCCCTGATCCGAGCGGCGCTCGAACTGTTCACGGAGCAGGGGTACGAGACGACGACGATCGACGAGATCGCGGAGGCGGTGGATGTCTCCCAGCGGACGTACTTCCGCTACTTCGCGAACAAGGAGGACGTCGCCTTCGCCGTCCAGGAGATGGTCGAGGCCCGCTTCCTGGAGGAGCTGACCGCGCGACCCGCGACGGAGGCGCCGCTCACCGCCCTGCGCAGCGCCGTGATGGTGGCCTGGGACGACATCGGCAGCGCCATCGAGTCGGTGATCCCGGTGGAGCTGTACATGCGCTCGTTCCGGATGATCGAGTCGACGCCCGCCCTGGTCGCCGCGCATCTGCGGCGCTCCTCCGAACTGGAGGAGGAGATAGCGCGACTGATCGCCCGGCGCGAGGGGCTGGATGTGGACGCCGACTTCCGGCCGCGGGTGCTGGTCGCCGCGTTCGGCGGGGTGATGCGGGTGGCGGGCCGGGTGTGGGGCGAGGGCCAGGACTGCAGCGTGGCGTCGATCCGCGAGGTGACCCGGTCCTATCTGGACCACATCGGGCCGGCGATGGAGGACGACTGGCGGGTGCGCTGA
- a CDS encoding MFS transporter — translation MSSQTPVAEAAPELPVPDPPKGLRGHPWLTLFSVAIGVMMVALDGTIVAIANPAIKQDLGASLADVQWITNGYMLALAIALITAGKLGDRFGHRQTFLIGILGFAAASAAIGFSDEVALVITFRVLQGLFGALLMPAALGLLRATFPAEKLNMAIGIWGMVIGASTAGGPIVGGLLVEHVNWQSVFFINVPVGVLALVLGLVILKDHRAENAPRSFDIPGIVLLSGAMFCLIWPLIKAGEWHWDSMKTWGFLIAAVALFALFALLESKVREPLIPLRMFRSLPLTAGTVLMVLMAFAFMGGLFFVTFYLQNVHGMTPVDSGLHLLPLTGMMIVGSPLAGALITKFGPRIPLVGGMVLTAVAMYGMSGLDTGTGTGLMSLWFALLGLGLAPVMVGATEVIVGNAPLELSGVAGGLQQAAMQVGGSLGTAVLGAVMASRVDSDLPDNWRSAGLPPVPPAQASQLSDAVSAGIAPIPKGTPPEFAQKITSVAHDTFVSGMAQAFTVACGVAVVAALVAFFTKRGANAEAGAGVGHI, via the coding sequence ATGAGTTCTCAGACCCCGGTTGCCGAAGCTGCGCCGGAACTTCCCGTACCGGACCCCCCGAAGGGGCTGCGCGGCCATCCGTGGCTGACCCTCTTCTCCGTCGCCATCGGCGTCATGATGGTCGCCCTGGACGGCACGATCGTCGCGATCGCCAACCCGGCCATCAAGCAGGACCTCGGCGCCTCGCTCGCCGATGTGCAGTGGATCACCAATGGCTACATGCTCGCCCTGGCCATCGCGCTGATCACGGCGGGCAAGCTCGGTGACCGCTTCGGCCACCGCCAGACCTTCCTCATCGGCATCCTCGGCTTCGCCGCCGCCTCCGCCGCCATCGGGTTCTCCGACGAGGTCGCGCTGGTCATCACCTTCCGGGTGCTCCAGGGTCTGTTCGGCGCGCTGCTGATGCCCGCCGCGCTGGGGCTGCTGCGCGCCACCTTCCCGGCCGAGAAGCTCAACATGGCGATCGGCATCTGGGGCATGGTCATCGGCGCCTCCACCGCCGGCGGCCCGATAGTCGGCGGACTGCTGGTCGAGCACGTCAACTGGCAGTCCGTGTTCTTCATCAACGTCCCGGTCGGAGTGCTGGCCCTGGTCCTCGGCCTGGTGATCCTCAAGGACCACCGCGCGGAGAACGCCCCCCGCTCCTTCGACATCCCGGGCATCGTGCTGCTCTCCGGCGCGATGTTCTGCCTCATCTGGCCGCTGATCAAGGCGGGGGAGTGGCACTGGGACAGCATGAAGACCTGGGGCTTCCTGATCGCCGCCGTGGCCCTCTTCGCCCTGTTCGCCCTCCTGGAGAGCAAGGTCCGCGAACCGCTCATCCCGCTGCGGATGTTCCGCTCGCTGCCACTGACGGCCGGCACGGTCCTGATGGTGCTGATGGCCTTCGCCTTCATGGGCGGCCTGTTCTTCGTGACGTTCTACCTCCAGAACGTGCACGGCATGACGCCCGTCGACAGCGGTCTGCACCTCCTGCCGCTCACCGGCATGATGATCGTCGGCTCGCCGCTCGCCGGCGCCCTGATCACCAAGTTCGGCCCGCGCATTCCCCTGGTCGGCGGCATGGTCCTCACCGCCGTCGCCATGTACGGCATGTCCGGCCTCGACACCGGCACCGGCACCGGCCTGATGTCCCTCTGGTTCGCGCTGCTCGGTCTGGGGCTCGCGCCCGTCATGGTCGGCGCCACCGAGGTCATCGTCGGCAACGCCCCGCTGGAGCTCTCCGGTGTCGCCGGCGGCCTCCAGCAGGCCGCGATGCAGGTCGGCGGCAGCCTCGGTACGGCCGTGCTCGGCGCGGTGATGGCCTCCCGCGTCGACAGCGACCTCCCGGACAACTGGCGGTCGGCCGGCCTCCCGCCGGTCCCGCCCGCGCAGGCGTCCCAGCTCTCCGACGCCGTCTCGGCAGGTATCGCGCCGATCCCGAAGGGCACCCCGCCGGAGTTCGCCCAGAAGATCACCTCCGTCGCCCACGACACCTTTGTGTCCGGCATGGCCCAGGCCTTCACGGTCGCCTGCGGTGTGGCGGTCGTCGCGGCGCTCGTCGCGTTCTTCACCAAGCGCGGCGCGAACGCCGAGGCGGGCGCCGGCGTCGGCCACATCTGA
- a CDS encoding peptidase inhibitor family I36 protein, whose protein sequence is MRLRTSRTTALLTGLLAALAAALAAPPALGTPAAHAAAGGRHASGDCDAGQLCLWPKADFGGARRAYELSGIDIESCVPLPKGSGAAALANRTGRPVTTYQSVECAETAEFDTYPGGGSWVPQSPYRVRAFKVWER, encoded by the coding sequence ATGCGCCTGCGCACGTCACGGACCACCGCGCTCCTCACCGGCCTCCTGGCCGCCCTGGCCGCGGCACTCGCCGCCCCGCCCGCCCTCGGCACCCCGGCCGCCCACGCGGCCGCCGGCGGCCGTCACGCCTCCGGCGACTGCGACGCGGGCCAGCTCTGCCTCTGGCCGAAGGCCGACTTCGGCGGCGCCCGGCGGGCCTACGAACTGTCCGGCATCGATATCGAGAGCTGCGTCCCCCTGCCCAAGGGGAGCGGCGCCGCCGCCCTCGCCAACCGTACGGGCCGGCCGGTCACCACCTACCAGAGCGTGGAATGCGCCGAGACCGCCGAGTTCGACACCTATCCGGGCGGCGGCAGCTGGGTGCCGCAGTCCCCGTACCGGGTCAGGGCGTTCAAGGTGTGGGAACGCTGA
- the aceE gene encoding pyruvate dehydrogenase (acetyl-transferring), homodimeric type, with protein sequence MASGSDRNPIIIGGLPSQVPDFDPEETQEWLDSLDAAVDERGRERARYLMLRLIERAREKRVAVPEMRSTDYVNTIATKDEPFFPGNEEIERKVLNATRWNAAVMVSRAQRPGIGVGGHIATFASSASLYDVGFNHFFRGKDEGDGGDQIFFQGHASPGVYARAYLLDRLSENQLDAFRQEKSKAPNGLSSYPHPRLMPDFWEFPTVSMGLGPLGAIYQARMNRYMEARGIADTSKSHVWAYLGDGEMDEPESLGQLSIAAREGLDNLTFVVNCNLQRLDGPVRGNGKIMQELESQFRGAGWNVIKLVWDRSWDPLLAQDRDGILVNKLNSTPDGQFQTYATETGAYIRDHFFGDDHRLRAMVENMTDDQILHLGRGGHDHKKIYAAYAAAKAHKGQPTVILAQTVKGWTLGPNFEGRNATHQMKKLTVEDLKGFRDRLHLPIPDKDLEDGAPPYYHPGRDSEEIQYMHDRRKGLGGYVPTRVVRAKPLQLPDDKAYAGAKKGSGQQKIATTMAFVRVLKDLMRDKEIGKRFVPIAPDEYRTFGMDAFFPSAKIYNPLGQQYESVDRELLLAYKESPTGQMLHDGITEAGCTASLIAAGSAYATHGEPLIPVYVFYSMFGFQRTGDQFWQMADQLSRGFVLGATAGRTTLTGEGLQHADGHSQLLASTNPACVAYDPAYGYEIAHIVKDGLRRMYGENSEDVFYYLTVYNEPILHPAEPADADVEGILKGLHRVKPGEKGEHTAQILASGVAVPWAVEAQQILADEWNVKADVWSATSWNELRRDAVEAEEHNLLHPEEEQRVPYVTQKLQGAEGPKVAVSDWMRSVPDQIARWVPGTYQSLGADGFGFADTRGAARRFFHIDAQSIVLGVLTELAKEGKVDRSLLKQAIDRYQLLDVAAADAGEAGGDA encoded by the coding sequence GTGGCTTCCGGATCCGATCGAAACCCGATCATCATTGGCGGCCTTCCCAGCCAGGTCCCGGACTTCGATCCCGAAGAGACCCAGGAATGGCTCGACTCGCTCGACGCGGCCGTCGACGAGCGAGGCCGGGAACGTGCCCGCTACCTCATGCTCCGCCTGATCGAGCGTGCCCGCGAGAAGCGTGTGGCCGTGCCCGAGATGCGCAGCACGGACTACGTCAACACCATCGCGACCAAGGACGAGCCGTTCTTCCCGGGCAACGAGGAGATCGAGCGCAAGGTCCTGAACGCGACCCGGTGGAACGCCGCCGTGATGGTCTCGCGCGCCCAGCGTCCGGGCATCGGCGTCGGCGGTCACATCGCCACCTTCGCCTCCTCCGCCTCCCTCTACGACGTGGGCTTCAACCACTTCTTCCGGGGCAAGGACGAGGGTGACGGCGGCGACCAGATCTTCTTCCAGGGGCATGCCTCGCCCGGTGTCTACGCCCGTGCGTACCTCCTGGACCGGCTGAGCGAGAACCAGCTCGACGCCTTCCGCCAGGAGAAGTCCAAGGCTCCCAACGGTCTGTCCAGCTACCCGCACCCGCGGCTGATGCCGGACTTCTGGGAGTTCCCGACCGTCTCGATGGGCCTCGGCCCGCTCGGCGCGATCTACCAGGCGCGGATGAACCGCTACATGGAGGCGCGCGGTATCGCCGACACCTCCAAGTCGCACGTTTGGGCCTACCTCGGCGACGGTGAGATGGACGAGCCCGAGTCGCTCGGCCAGCTGTCCATCGCCGCCCGCGAGGGCCTGGACAACCTGACCTTCGTCGTCAACTGCAACCTGCAGCGCCTCGACGGCCCGGTCCGCGGCAACGGCAAGATCATGCAGGAGCTGGAGTCGCAGTTCCGCGGCGCCGGCTGGAACGTCATCAAGCTGGTGTGGGACCGCAGCTGGGATCCGCTGCTCGCGCAGGACCGCGACGGCATCCTGGTCAACAAGCTCAACAGCACGCCCGACGGTCAGTTCCAGACGTACGCCACGGAGACCGGCGCGTACATCCGCGACCACTTCTTCGGTGACGACCACCGGCTGCGCGCGATGGTCGAGAACATGACCGACGACCAGATCCTGCACCTGGGCCGCGGCGGTCACGACCACAAGAAGATCTACGCGGCGTACGCGGCGGCCAAGGCCCACAAGGGCCAGCCGACGGTGATCCTCGCGCAGACCGTCAAGGGCTGGACGCTCGGTCCGAACTTCGAGGGCCGCAACGCGACCCACCAGATGAAGAAGCTGACGGTCGAGGACCTCAAGGGCTTCCGTGACCGGCTGCACCTGCCGATCCCGGACAAGGACCTGGAGGACGGCGCGCCGCCGTACTACCACCCGGGCCGCGACTCCGAAGAGATCCAGTACATGCACGACCGCCGCAAGGGCCTGGGCGGCTATGTGCCGACGCGTGTCGTGCGCGCCAAGCCGCTGCAGCTGCCGGACGACAAGGCCTACGCGGGTGCCAAGAAGGGCTCGGGGCAGCAGAAGATCGCCACGACCATGGCGTTCGTCCGGGTCCTGAAGGACCTCATGCGGGACAAGGAGATCGGCAAGCGCTTCGTGCCGATCGCGCCCGACGAGTACCGCACCTTCGGTATGGACGCGTTCTTCCCGTCGGCCAAGATCTACAACCCGCTGGGCCAGCAGTACGAGTCGGTCGACCGTGAACTTCTCCTGGCCTACAAGGAGTCGCCGACCGGCCAGATGCTGCACGACGGCATCACCGAGGCGGGCTGCACGGCGTCGCTGATCGCGGCGGGTTCCGCCTATGCGACGCACGGCGAGCCGCTGATCCCGGTCTATGTCTTCTACTCGATGTTCGGGTTCCAGCGCACCGGTGACCAGTTCTGGCAGATGGCCGACCAGCTCTCCCGCGGCTTCGTGCTTGGCGCGACCGCCGGCCGTACGACGCTGACGGGTGAGGGTCTGCAGCACGCCGACGGCCACTCCCAGCTGCTGGCCTCGACCAACCCGGCCTGTGTCGCCTACGACCCGGCCTACGGTTACGAGATCGCGCACATCGTCAAGGACGGTCTGCGCCGGATGTACGGCGAGAACTCCGAGGACGTCTTCTACTACCTGACCGTCTACAACGAGCCGATCCTGCACCCCGCGGAGCCGGCCGATGCCGACGTCGAGGGCATCCTCAAGGGTCTGCACCGCGTCAAGCCCGGCGAGAAGGGTGAGCACACCGCCCAGATCCTCGCCTCGGGTGTGGCGGTGCCGTGGGCGGTCGAGGCCCAGCAGATCCTCGCGGACGAGTGGAACGTCAAGGCCGATGTCTGGTCGGCGACGTCCTGGAACGAGCTGCGCCGCGACGCGGTGGAGGCCGAGGAGCACAACCTTCTGCACCCCGAGGAGGAGCAGCGCGTCCCGTACGTGACGCAGAAGCTCCAGGGCGCCGAGGGTCCGAAGGTCGCGGTTTCGGACTGGATGCGTTCGGTTCCGGACCAGATCGCGCGCTGGGTTCCCGGCACGTACCAGTCGCTGGGTGCCGATGGCTTCGGCTTCGCGGACACCCGTGGTGCGGCCCGTCGCTTCTTCCACATCGACGCGCAGTCCATCGTCCTTGGCGTGCTCACCGAGCTCGCCAAGGAGGGCAAGGTCGACCGGTCGCTGCTGAAGCAGGCGATCGACCGCTACCAGCTCCTGGACGTCGCGGCCGCCGACGCGGGTGAGGCCGGCGGCGACGCCTGA
- a CDS encoding DUF3052 domain-containing protein, producing MSATADHAEERTNPAARLGFEPGQVVQEIGYDDDVDQDLREGIETVIGQDLVDEDYDDVCDVVVLWFRDEDGDLTDALVDAIGLIDEGGQIWLLTPKTGREGYVEPSDINEAAQTAGLSQTKSINAAKDWTGSRLVTPKSGKR from the coding sequence GTGAGCGCGACCGCGGACCACGCGGAGGAGCGGACCAACCCTGCCGCCAGGCTGGGGTTCGAGCCCGGACAGGTGGTCCAGGAGATCGGTTACGACGATGACGTCGATCAGGATCTCCGCGAAGGCATTGAGACCGTGATCGGCCAGGATCTCGTCGACGAGGACTACGACGACGTCTGCGACGTCGTTGTGCTGTGGTTCCGCGACGAGGACGGCGACCTCACGGACGCGCTGGTGGACGCCATCGGCCTGATCGACGAGGGCGGGCAGATCTGGCTGCTGACCCCGAAGACCGGCCGTGAGGGCTACGTCGAGCCGAGCGACATCAATGAGGCCGCGCAGACCGCGGGTCTGTCCCAGACCAAGAGCATCAACGCGGCCAAGGACTGGACCGGCAGCCGCCTGGTCACACCCAAGTCCGGCAAGCGCTGA